Within Limanda limanda chromosome 1, fLimLim1.1, whole genome shotgun sequence, the genomic segment GATGCCCCAGACTCATGGCGGATCTGCTTGATCCTCTGGCCGCCCTTTCCAATGATAGAGCCAGCCAGCTGCACAACAAGCACACAAACGGTTTTAGGGGTGAGATGTCTTCATGTCGTTCCTTTACAGTCAAAGTCATGTGTTTGACTTGTACACTGATGCCTTTTCACTTACATCTTTTGGGATGGTGACTTGTGTCGTTATGACCGGGCCTCCAATATCACTGTATGACCCTCTGCCACCTGTGAGGAGAGGGAGCCCATTTAGGGTGATTTtgtctttaaataaattgtGCAACAACATGAAACAACCCTTTTGGGTTAGGAAAGAAGACAGCGGGACAGTGACGATCCATCCCCACTCACCAGACTGAAAGTGCTCCCAGGGAGAATTGTTGTCTTTGAAGACATTGAAAATACACCAGTGGGACAAAGACAGGAGATAGTGGCATAATAAACAAGAAATACAGACAGAACTCTTCAAGATAAACTTTTCCCCTCCATTTGCTCTTAAAGTGCATGTTTTTCTCTAGTAATACTTATTCGCCAATGTAATTCCAAGGAGACATGATAAGACGTGTAAAAACTTGCAGCCGCATCtattacaaaacatttaaatgagtgAGCAACCACACAGGTTTTAAACAGCAGCAATATCTCCATTAATTcttgaattaaatattaaaatctcATTTCAACTAAATTATCCAGAACATATTTAGACAAGGGAAACATACAATGGATTTCCTGTTCTAATCATCAATACATTGCGTGCACATATTGTTAAATACAGTAGTCCAAAGATGAATGAGGAAAACTGTCTCTGTAATCtaaaaagttatattttaaCTTGTTATGCAGTGCACTGTGTCAAATGTGCCACCACATGCCATATCTGAAAAGGATGTGACCAAAGATATGTAAAGAAAACCTATATTGACAAAACACTACCTAATTGATGAATAGATTTGTGCAGGATTTAAAGAAATATGTAATCTCACCATATCCGCCTCCACTCTGCAGTTCAGGATCAATTagggatataaaaaaaaaaaagaagaaagatggaaacaaaacaattgtTTTAGTATCACAATAATGACAGCATGctataataacattttaaagctGTCTGCCTACTAAAAAAAACTCTGTATCCATTCGACAATATAACAACAATCTGTCTTTTCATGTTAGGATTCACTCTTGTATCCACAACAGCCTGATTTAGTAAAGGCACAGATTCAGAAAGGTGCTGGAAATGCTCCACGAGGATCTGAGTCAGTTCCGATCACAAAGCATTAAGCAGTCGCGGCACATTTATCAGCGACATTCGTGTTTCAGACGTCCCACTTTATCTGAAAAGTGCATTATTGggtttaaaaatgtgaaaaactgAAACCATATCAAGTGACTTCGGGAGCATCCCGGGGAGTGGgatttttgtgtgtctttctggATTTGGTAAAACAGCCCTGTCTCTTTACACAAAGTTTGCTTTTAATAATggtaatcaataataataatcaaccCTTTTTGATCAGCAGTCTGAAGAGTAAAGCGTTGCAACCAGAAAGCAGTCACGTGATTCAAACCTCTAAACACTGGAAGACacgccgcagcagcagcaaggcGTGAGCCGCGTCTCCCACACGTGTCTCATGCAGGCTGTGTGGCTGCTCTGACCAGGACGTACCCACAGACATTCCTGGAGCACCACGCACATGTGACGCAGGCAGTGTGTCCCAGGCCTCAGCAAAAACTAGTGAGTTCTGATGCAGCTGTAGACATGTTGATGTGAGCCATCTAAAAGGCAAGCGAATGAATACATCAAGCCATTCTGACACTTGTGCTGCCTCCGGGCATCGGCAGTAAGAActgcatttttttcttcttttgatagctgctgctgtgagtcTAAGTTTTCTATTTGACTGTTTCATCCCACAAAGTATTTCTGTTGAATACTGAGAAGACCCGGGAGTTCACCCTGCCCTCGGACTTCTGGTTACTCTGAAAAAAGGGGCCTGAGGAGAACAGCAGGAGGTGTGATTCAGATTCCACGAAGATGATAAGATTATAGAATATATTACGTGAAAGATAAAAGGCTGACAGTTAAAATTACAAAatggtttgacattttaaaaactacAGAGTAAagtggtctcagacttttggaccGCAGTGCACGTCATCGCACTGGTTTtacattaaaacagtcaaaggCATCCAATTTGAAAACTGGGTCAAAATATTGCAACTTATTTAGTGCTGGTGCTTTCAACAATCTGGGATATGACTTTGGTCCTAATTTTACCGAAGAATTAATTGGCCATATTTGGGGCATTTAAATGCCCAGTAATATTCTGCATTAACCCCATAAAGTCATGCTGGAATACATTCCTTTATAAGTTAGAATTAGAACAAGGTCAGCCCCCTTAAAGTTATCATCATTACTGATAAATGTTTTGCGTTAACTGATACGATTTCCATATGCTTTAAGCCAGATGTTGATTTAAGAAGCTTTTAGTTGCATAAGAGAAAAGTGATATACTTCTTTTATTATCTTCTTAGGCGGTTAAAGTAATTCTTCATCTCTTGAGGCTCTCGCTGCTGAAATTCATTAGCATTTTTATAAGCGAAGTCAGAGTGGTCTTTATGAGTGAAAACACATGTCTGATGTTTATGCTGTATCACTGCAAACCGCCACATTTGTCCTTAAATCTAAGGAATTCAATGACACCCGTCACTGTTTATCTGATTAAATGTATTCTTTGCCTTCCTATTGGAACAGTTTGTGCAGGAATTGCTTTGGTTTCAGCTCAAGTTCATTTGCTAGCCTGGTGGATCTCTGGACTACGTACTCAGCTGCTCTGCGGTAACCAAGGAGACAactgttgccaggcaacaacAGGCCTAGATCAGTGTGCATACACAGTGAAAAAAGCAGCGCCGTGTCCGTGCCTCTGTACTTGTACTACActcagaaaaaaaggaaattcgAGTCACCTCATCTGAAACATAATTCACAAACAACCACTACACCGCTAAGAAGCTACAACCACACAGTAGAGCTTAGGGTTACATCAGCACCTGTAAACAGACGGCACTCACCATGCTGTCGTAACGGTCTCCTCGGCTTCTCCTGTCGCTACAAACAAAAAGAGGTTTGCATCAGTATGGTTTATCCTCTCTAGAGGACACTCAACAGCACAGCATCCAGCAGGTCACCGCTGTTACATTGGTATTTAGAAAGCTGCAAGTGTGAAAGGACATGCAGACTCTACAGATGACCTGTGATCAGACTCTGAATCAGGGCTGGTGGGTTGACAGTCTGCTACCGAGCAGCTTTCATTTGCTATATTTTGGGAGATTAATATAAATGCTCAAATATTTACCTCAGTGGCAGAGTGAGGCTGTCCCTTATTAAGGACAAGCTTGCATTATCAAGGGGCCTTAATTCTAAATTCCCTCTATTAATCAAGTCAGACACACTTAAATCTTCCTCATTATTTACTTCACTATAATATCCCCTATAAGGTCTTACTCATCGCCATGTTATGTCAACTCACTTCCCCTAAAGAGTATTCAAATCTAAAAAGACGGACAAACCTCCCTTTGTACAATATGAGACCTTTAACAATATTTTTGGGAAGTGGGTTGTCATgacatgacaaacacaaaaggtTTTACCTACTTTTGGGGCTGTGTATCTGAGCATCCTGTTCTTATATATATGTTGTACTGAATGTATACTACTCTTGTAGGCTACAAGTAATTGCCTGAAACATAACCCGACCTTTATCATTGTCAGGCCTCTATTTATCTGGGACTTATAAGAGAgcttatatataataatttgcAATGTCGGGAATCACACTCACGTTGGTCTGTCGTCCATGCTGCTGTGGTAGCTGCCATGTGAAAACCTGTCTCCCCTGTAAACAATGACACACAAGGAAAGTAAATTGATTGCTCACACTGCAGTATGGTTGATTTGATCTGGACCAAAGAAAGGTACAACACAGTGTGTAGCCTTTTTAGCTCCGGTCAATTTCATGTTCATTGGTTATATGGACTTAAATTGTAACttattgtatttttcagttttggtgAATGTCATTCAGCATCCTCATCACTACGTGGGTCCATTTGAAAATAAGCTTTTGAATTTACACTAAAATCACAGGTGGTCTCGGTCTCCTTAGTCCACTTACAAGTTTTAATGAAAACACCCAAAAAGAACCAAATCAAACACGCCAGTTTGTTTTAAACAGATCAAGCAGGTTTTAAAGCAATAACAAGGAAATGGGGAacttcctcaccctcctcttggTGGTGGAGGCGGGGGGAGAGGCAGGTTACGAGCTCGGCTGCCGCCTCGTCCCCCTCGGctcagaggtggaggaggacccCGACGAGGGCTCATGTCGTCGTAGTCCCTTCTGGAGGGAGGCAAGGGTCTGCTGCCACGAACGGGGGGCATTCGCTCAAAGCCTCCACGCACGCGAATAGGGAACCCACCAATGGGTCGTCTGCCTCTTTCCTCAAATAACATGGTGAAACCTCCATAATCGTACGTCTCGTCATAGAAATTAGGGTCATAAGGTTGAGCACGACCTTTGATTGGAGCCTGCgaagagaagacagaggacatAATAGGAGGAGATTGTAAAAGACTCTCCAGCTCTGAAAGAATTGTTGAAACAAGTTATGAAGCACACAAAACTATAATCCTATGAACCTTTCACTTCTCCGTGATGGATTTCAGCTTCAGGTGATTATTATTACATCTACATGGCATGAGACACATGAGTGTATTAAGTATGTTTATGCTTTCAGCAGATCTCCCGGCTGTGAACTCACCTCTGACACCAGCTCCAGGATAACTTTTATACATTCAATGACGCGTTCTGGTTTTCCTCCGACCAAGACGACCCTGTCAGTGGAGTGTGGACAGCATTCCTGGAACAACTTGATGGTGGTCTGGGTGTTCTGGTGCAGAGAAACCCCATGAGTTAAGAGCCACTTTTGATTATTTTGCTACAGAAGTAGCTGATGACACCAGCAAAAATCCCACATACATGACATTACTACAACTGCTAATTAAATCAGTGGTTAAAAATAACACCCTCTCCAGTGTTGGATTTTGTCTGTGGTGGCCATTAAGTGATGACAAGTAACAATTATGTTTCTAATAAATGTGCAGCCCAGGGCTGTGTCCTACCTCTCTCAGCTCCTTTATCTTGGCACCTTTCACCCCAATGATGCCCCCTGCCAAGCTCTGATGGATCAGCAGGCGAAGCTCACAGTCAAAGTCAATCCCGCTGTAATGTTGGTACTACAGAAACACAACGTAGTACATCTCTAAATGACATTCGTACATGGACTGTGTGACATTCACTTAGGCTTCCAGTAAAGAGATGGAAACTTAAGATCTATGTGGAATACTGAACAGGCTGTGATAATGGTCTATTGGCACCCATGGTGAAAATTAGCACCACCAGCAGTTTATTCCAATGAACCAACTCCTAATAACAGTGATGATTGGAAATGCTAAttcaaatgcattttattttgtagatttTCTCATAAAATTGTGCAGCACTAAAAATCggtaataaattaaatgaaaacataaatagcCTATATATATAGCTATCAGCCTCTGGTCAAATTTAGCTGAAACTAAACCATACCAGTTGAGTTCAGGTGTTTCAGCTCCATTTTCAGGTCTAAAATTGAAAGTGCCTTTTGGAATGTTATTGTAAATAAAAGTCATATTTACATTCAATATTTATCCTGAAGAAGCTAATCatttgaatagctttttttgaaTTCACTGCTCACCTTGTCCAGGCTTCTTTTTCCCTGCATTTGCTGTTAttgttatgattttttttttcattattggCACAAGATGTTGATCAGTGACATAGCAAGAGGCCAAAAACCACATGTCCAAATGTTTAAAGAAAATCTACAGGGTAGCTAGATAAAGTCAAGTTCCAATCCtgcatttttttaaaccatttttctattgttttccGTTTGTATTATATTGTTCCAAAAGgctaaatatttcaaaaatacaaCGTATTCAATCATCCCTGACTTTCCTCTTGTAAAATTAGCAACACGCAAATTAACACAGTGGCTCACCTCCTCTAGAGTTGGTATGATTTTCAGCAGAATATCTCCAATAGTGTCGATGCTGGCGTTCACACTCAGAATCCTGTCAGGAACCATTTGGCCCAAAAAGGAAGCACGGCATTATAAGGGGGACAAAAAGTagaacacagaaaaaactgGGGGGAAAAACCATGAGAGGCAATCCAGCAAACAGGTACAGAGTATTTCAAAAGATTTCCAaccaaaaaagaaaatttgGACTGCGGTGTACTACACACAATTACAACTTCCCCCCCAACGCTGAACAGAAAGATGCTGACTCACTTTAccatttatttaaaagtaagAGCCTGTTCAGTCCTGGtagatcacaagtggacagctctggGATTCGAGTGTGTCTCCACATGTGTCGCCTGTGACCACAcctgatcagatctcacttcctcGCTCTACATGTAAATAAACGTCACTTCTGGGCACCAAAGACAAATAATGCTGTTTTTAGTCCATCTATGACAAATGGGTCCATCATGTCTgccagagagatggagagactaAATTGAACTTGTTAGCTTGAGCTTAAGACATGTCCACTTTATGCTTTCAAGTG encodes:
- the hnrpkl gene encoding heterogeneous nuclear ribonucleoprotein K, like encodes the protein MEVKMEQQDEDLTFSNTDTNSKRPAEDMDEEQAFKRSRNTDEMVELRVLLQSKNAGAVIGKGGKNIKALRTDYNASVSVPDSSGPERILSVNASIDTIGDILLKIIPTLEEYQHYSGIDFDCELRLLIHQSLAGGIIGVKGAKIKELRENTQTTIKLFQECCPHSTDRVVLVGGKPERVIECIKVILELVSEAPIKGRAQPYDPNFYDETYDYGGFTMLFEERGRRPIGGFPIRVRGGFERMPPVRGSRPLPPSRRDYDDMSPRRGPPPPLSRGGRGGSRARNLPLPPPPPPRGGGDRFSHGSYHSSMDDRPTDRRSRGDRYDSMSGGGYGGRGSYSDIGGPVITTQVTIPKDLAGSIIGKGGQRIKQIRHESGASIKIDEPLEGSEDRIITITGTQDQIQNAQYLLQNSVRQYSGRFF